A stretch of the Planktothricoides raciborskii GIHE-MW2 genome encodes the following:
- a CDS encoding HAMP domain-containing sensor histidine kinase has translation MYKWLLPTISELLAAANADIAGSLDPISAVSWDVNVDRERWLYQQSTKEDRRITAQQQWYGAIAAFSRLLQREVATIETENHPLLNKKFAGDLRSHSVNSVLLCSALPVDISANFSQYFEPWRFISEAQLPGDDSMSVRDSVAEQYRQLALPQIVRTLTNDPLSDEQFCVWLTKEFSLVMALGQSPQNEPIFQFSFEPKIVELAVKALRSRVTLTGSPEMASMLDNDLAEFVPLIPDYKTVMLFSQLALKYQADFADFSPKVARATRKPYQLLSGTSGSVVSVSHQEDRFSQKVQQKSLTMPSGDGKTTIKTLKNHSYNATSKHILAKLSATGDKNLRNQTPNQSPSLDVELLQAIAHEVRTPLTTIRTLTRLLLKRRNLDADIIKRLESIDRECSEQIDRFSLIFRAVELETCEKTRSLLQLTSTSLADVFNHCIPRWQKQASRRNLNLEVILPPKMPPVVTDPTMLDQVLTGALENFISSVSGGSDVQVKVMLAGNQLKMQLHSEIKADKWDPSSATTPPLKSIGQLLMFQPETGNISLNLSTTKNLFQALGAKLIVRKRSHQGQVLTIFLPLEA, from the coding sequence TTGTATAAGTGGCTATTACCGACCATTAGTGAACTTTTGGCTGCTGCCAATGCGGATATCGCTGGTTCGTTAGATCCAATTTCCGCCGTGAGTTGGGATGTGAATGTCGATCGCGAACGCTGGCTATATCAACAATCAACCAAGGAAGATCGGCGCATCACAGCCCAACAGCAATGGTATGGGGCGATCGCCGCCTTTTCTCGTTTGTTACAACGGGAAGTAGCCACCATAGAAACCGAGAATCATCCTTTACTTAATAAAAAATTCGCGGGGGATCTGCGGAGTCACTCGGTGAATAGCGTGCTGTTATGTAGTGCTTTGCCGGTGGATATCTCCGCAAATTTTTCTCAATATTTTGAACCGTGGAGATTTATTTCTGAAGCACAACTACCGGGGGATGATTCGATGAGCGTTCGCGATAGCGTTGCGGAGCAATATCGCCAATTAGCCCTTCCTCAAATTGTGCGGACACTCACCAACGATCCGTTAAGCGACGAGCAATTTTGTGTCTGGTTAACCAAAGAATTTAGTTTAGTCATGGCCTTGGGACAATCTCCCCAAAATGAACCCATATTTCAGTTTTCTTTTGAGCCGAAAATAGTAGAATTAGCGGTCAAAGCATTGCGATCGCGTGTCACCCTCACGGGCAGTCCAGAAATGGCATCAATGCTAGACAATGATTTAGCCGAATTCGTCCCCTTGATACCGGATTACAAAACGGTGATGCTGTTTAGTCAGCTTGCTTTAAAATATCAAGCGGATTTCGCGGATTTCTCTCCTAAAGTGGCAAGAGCAACGCGGAAACCTTACCAGCTTTTAAGTGGTACTAGCGGCTCGGTGGTTTCTGTTAGTCACCAGGAAGATCGCTTTAGCCAAAAAGTTCAGCAAAAATCTCTGACTATGCCCTCCGGTGATGGAAAAACTACCATTAAAACCTTAAAAAATCACTCTTATAATGCCACTTCTAAACATATTTTAGCAAAACTTTCGGCCACGGGAGATAAAAATTTGCGGAATCAAACCCCAAATCAATCTCCTAGTTTGGATGTGGAATTGTTACAGGCGATCGCCCATGAAGTCCGCACCCCTTTAACCACCATTCGCACCCTGACGCGGTTGTTATTAAAACGGCGTAATTTAGATGCGGATATTATTAAGCGATTAGAAAGTATTGACCGCGAATGTAGCGAGCAAATTGACCGTTTTAGTTTAATTTTCCGGGCAGTAGAATTAGAAACCTGTGAAAAAACCCGATCCCTGTTACAACTGACTTCAACTTCTTTAGCAGATGTCTTTAACCATTGTATTCCCCGGTGGCAAAAACAAGCCAGCCGCAGAAATTTAAATTTAGAGGTAATTTTACCGCCGAAAATGCCCCCAGTTGTCACCGACCCCACTATGCTGGATCAAGTGCTTACGGGTGCTTTAGAAAACTTCATTTCTTCCGTTTCCGGAGGCAGTGATGTGCAGGTGAAAGTGATGCTGGCTGGAAATCAATTAAAAATGCAGTTACATTCAGAAATTAAAGCGGATAAATGGGATCCTAGTTCTGCGACTACTCCCCCACTTAAGTCGATTGGTCAATTACTGATGTTTCAGCCTGAAACTGGCAATATTAGCCTTAATTTAAGTACCACCAAAAATCTATTTCAAGCCCTGGGTGCGAAGTTAATCGTCAGAAAGCGATCGCACCAAGGTCAAGTGCTAACTATCTTTTTACCCTTAGAAGCTTAG
- a CDS encoding type IV toxin-antitoxin system AbiEi family antitoxin domain-containing protein, with product MANNMTNPSSRQAIELVRDAGIMRSRDLRKHGIHPESLRRLEQQGMLVRSARGVYTLPENDLTENQSEVEACARVSHGIVCLLSALRFHGLTTQAPFEVWMAIANKARPPKDDILPLRIVYMSGKALTEGIEEHYCAGLPVRVYGVAKTVVDCFKYRHKIGIDVALEALRESWFTHRCTMNELWHYAQICRVTRVIYPYLESLT from the coding sequence ATGGCAAACAATATGACCAATCCTAGTTCAAGACAAGCGATCGAACTTGTCCGAGATGCGGGAATCATGCGATCGCGAGATTTGAGAAAGCACGGGATTCATCCAGAGTCCCTACGGAGACTGGAACAGCAAGGGATGCTGGTTCGCTCGGCTCGTGGCGTCTACACCCTCCCAGAAAACGATCTCACGGAAAATCAGAGCGAAGTTGAAGCTTGTGCGCGGGTATCTCATGGGATAGTTTGTCTGCTTTCTGCACTCCGGTTTCATGGACTGACCACCCAAGCTCCTTTTGAGGTTTGGATGGCGATCGCCAACAAAGCACGCCCGCCAAAAGACGATATTCTGCCTCTGCGAATTGTGTATATGTCAGGTAAGGCTTTGACTGAGGGCATTGAGGAGCATTACTGCGCCGGACTGCCTGTGCGGGTGTACGGTGTGGCCAAAACAGTCGTGGATTGTTTTAAATATCGCCACAAAATTGGGATTGACGTAGCGCTTGAAGCCTTGCGCGAATCTTGGTTTACCCATCGCTGCACCATGAATGAACTTTGGCATTATGCTCAAATCTGTCGCGTGACTCGCGTTATCTATCCTTATCTGGAGTCACTGACATGA
- a CDS encoding nucleotidyl transferase AbiEii/AbiGii toxin family protein: MNQSNQNLAASVRQKLQNFSQQQKDDFQSVLTRYALERFLYRLSRSPYQNQFILKGALLFFLWSNQTHRPTRDLDLLGYGESTVSSLEEIFREICQIPVEPDGLEFKHEQAIGSPIKEKQEYEGVRIKLPAFLSGTRTRINLQIDIGFGDAVTPRAMEVEFPTIQSVILHSCLSCLMISITPGNLQSHPRFFAYSLNTGLRKN; this comes from the coding sequence ATGAACCAGAGCAATCAAAATCTAGCCGCTTCAGTTCGTCAAAAGCTGCAAAATTTTTCCCAGCAGCAAAAAGATGACTTTCAATCGGTTCTGACCCGCTATGCTTTGGAGCGGTTTTTGTACCGTTTAAGTCGATCGCCCTATCAAAATCAATTTATTCTCAAAGGTGCATTACTTTTTTTCCTTTGGAGTAACCAAACCCATCGACCTACACGAGACTTAGATTTACTAGGTTATGGCGAGTCAACTGTTTCCTCTTTAGAGGAAATATTTCGGGAGATTTGTCAGATTCCGGTAGAACCAGATGGCCTTGAGTTTAAGCACGAACAAGCGATCGGTTCGCCGATTAAAGAAAAGCAAGAGTATGAAGGAGTCCGAATTAAGTTACCCGCTTTTTTGTCAGGAACTAGGACTCGCATTAATCTTCAGATTGATATTGGCTTTGGTGATGCGGTGACACCAAGGGCAATGGAGGTTGAATTCCCGACAATTCAATCCGTTATTTTGCACTCTTGTCTCTCTTGTCTAATGATCTCCATTACCCCTGGCAATCTTCAATCCCATCCCCGATTTTTCGCATACTCTCTCAACACCGGATTGAGGAAAAATTGA